The nucleotide window GGCAACGATGAAATGATATGGTTAAAGCATGGATAATGAATTCACTCTCTAAGGACATAGCCAAAATAATCCTCTATTATAAAACTACTAGAGAAGCCTGGAATAATCTTGATATGGTGTTGCCAACATTTCCCAATATTATAGCCTTCAACAATTCATTTCTTCTATATCCCAAGGATCATATGATATTGCCACCTATTATACTAAACTCAAGGGATACTGGGATGAAATATATACAATCTCTTTAGGAAGGCCTTGTACATGTGGTGCCATGCATGAATTCAGTGAGGCACCGAAACTCATTCAGTTCCTATCAGGGTTAAATAAAATTTACTCCATTGTTAAGAGTAACATTTTAATGATGAGTCTTGTGCCAAGTGTGGAGAAGGCATATTCCATTCTGATCGGAGATGAGAAGCAAAGGGAAATTAATTCTGGTTCCTATCTTTTTTCTTCTGATTCCACTTCTTTCATAGCATACTCCAATTCCAATTCTGGTCCTAATCAACCAAATACCACCAGAAATTTTACTCAGAGGGTGAACTTTGAACCTATGAAAACCACACTATCTTGCAAGTATTGCAAAAAGCCTGGTCATACTGTAGGCAAGTGCTACAAGATACATGGATTCCCACAAGATTTCAAATTCAATAAGGGGAAAAGATCTGTTGCCTGTGTCCAGATTGATTTAACAGATTAGACTTCACCCAAGTCTGATCCATCTCAAATTGAAGACATTCCACATGGGTTTTCCAAGGAACAGTATGTTCATCTTATGTCTCTATTTCACCAGATGCAGATGTCTTCTCCAAATCAGCAGTCTACATCCCAAGACTCTCCAATATATGCAAATTTTATAGGTTGGC belongs to Nicotiana tabacum cultivar K326 chromosome 6, ASM71507v2, whole genome shotgun sequence and includes:
- the LOC142181845 gene encoding uncharacterized protein LOC142181845, which translates into the protein MTLNNDSAEHSGVSTTSVLDPFHPLYLHPSDTPGTVLVYVPFAGIGFGDWKEGMLISLSTKNKVQLIDGSIIQLTTYYPLYPHCLQQFISSISQGSYDIATYYTKLKGYWDEIYTISLGRPCTCGAMHEFSEAPKLIQFLSGLNKIYSIVKSNILMMSLVPSVEKAYSILIGDEKQREINSGSYLFSSDSTSFIAYSNSNSGPNQPNTTRNFTQRVNFEPMKTTLSCKYCKKPGHTVGKCYKIHGFPQDFKFNKGKRSVACVQIDLTD